A stretch of the Amycolatopsis sp. BJA-103 genome encodes the following:
- a CDS encoding GAF and ANTAR domain-containing protein: protein MDQFRDTAAALRELTESMRLDEPQDALLERVAKKVVGMLPGADAATVTLYSDDEPSTVATTDESLLPLDKAQYSADEGPCLTAAQRGTIVRTRLETAAERWPDFAAAAEQLGVRTALACPLFVPDESHFRRRDTEPLSGALNVWSFEENAFDPVEAALVAMFTSAISAIVLTASRWAAAERQAETLVAALETRDAIATAKGIVMARLELNAEEAFRWLTEASQHTNRKIREISVLIAEDPGTVFGS, encoded by the coding sequence ATGGATCAGTTTCGCGACACCGCGGCGGCGTTGCGGGAGCTCACGGAGTCGATGCGGCTCGACGAGCCCCAAGACGCGTTGCTGGAACGGGTGGCGAAGAAGGTGGTCGGCATGCTGCCCGGCGCGGACGCGGCGACGGTCACGCTGTACTCCGACGACGAGCCGAGCACCGTCGCCACCACCGACGAGTCCCTGCTTCCCCTGGACAAGGCGCAGTACAGCGCGGACGAGGGGCCCTGCCTGACGGCCGCCCAGAGGGGGACGATCGTCCGGACGCGGCTGGAGACCGCGGCCGAACGCTGGCCGGACTTCGCGGCCGCCGCCGAGCAGCTGGGCGTGCGGACCGCGCTGGCCTGCCCGCTGTTCGTCCCCGACGAATCCCATTTCAGGCGGCGTGACACCGAACCGCTGTCGGGCGCCCTCAACGTCTGGAGCTTCGAGGAGAACGCTTTCGATCCCGTCGAAGCGGCGCTGGTCGCGATGTTCACCTCGGCGATCTCGGCGATCGTCCTGACCGCGTCCCGCTGGGCCGCCGCCGAAAGACAGGCGGAGACCCTGGTCGCCGCGCTGGAGACCAGGGACGCCATCGCCACCGCGAAGGGCATCGTGATGGCACGTCTGGAACTGAACGCCGAAGAGGCCTTCCGCTGGCTCACCGAGGCGTCGCAGCACACGAACCGCAAGATCCGGGAGATCTCGGTGCTGATCGCCGAGGACCCGGGAACGGTCTTCGGCAGCTAG
- a CDS encoding Gfo/Idh/MocA family protein — MTTRKLGVVMNGVTGRMGYRQHLVRSVLAIREAGGVELADGSRVQLEPVLVGRNADKLEEIAKRHGLTRWTTDLDAALGDDDLPLYFDAQLTAVREKSIIQAIDAGKHIYTEKPVAESVEGALALARHAEAAGVKNGVVHDKLYLPGLLKLKRLIDSGFFGQVLSVRGEFGYWVFEGDWQAAQRPSWNYRAEDGGGIVVDMFCHWNYVLENLFGAVTAVTAKAVTHIPERVDEKGERYAATADDAAYAIFELEGGVIAQLNSSWCVRVHRDELVEFQVDGTRGSAVAGLHKCVVQPREATPKPVWNPDLAETRSYRAQWQEVPDNEDFGNGFRAQWEQFVRHVVEDAPHPYDFMAGVRGIRLAEAGLESSRENRRISLA, encoded by the coding sequence ATGACCACGCGGAAACTCGGCGTCGTGATGAACGGCGTCACCGGGCGGATGGGCTATCGGCAGCACCTGGTGCGCTCGGTCCTGGCGATCAGGGAGGCGGGCGGGGTCGAGCTGGCCGACGGGTCGCGGGTCCAGCTGGAGCCGGTACTGGTGGGGCGCAACGCGGACAAGCTCGAGGAGATCGCCAAGCGGCACGGCCTGACCCGCTGGACCACCGACCTCGACGCCGCGCTCGGCGACGACGACCTCCCGCTGTACTTCGACGCGCAGCTGACCGCCGTCCGCGAGAAGTCGATCATCCAGGCCATCGACGCGGGCAAGCACATCTACACCGAGAAGCCGGTGGCGGAGTCGGTCGAAGGCGCGCTCGCCCTGGCACGGCACGCGGAGGCGGCCGGGGTCAAGAACGGCGTCGTCCACGACAAGCTGTACCTCCCCGGCCTGCTGAAGCTGAAGCGGCTGATCGACAGCGGCTTCTTCGGCCAGGTGCTCTCCGTGCGCGGCGAGTTCGGCTACTGGGTCTTCGAAGGCGACTGGCAGGCCGCGCAGCGCCCGAGCTGGAACTACCGCGCCGAAGACGGCGGCGGCATCGTCGTCGACATGTTCTGCCACTGGAACTACGTGCTGGAGAACCTCTTCGGCGCCGTCACCGCGGTGACCGCGAAGGCCGTCACCCACATCCCGGAGCGCGTCGATGAGAAGGGCGAGCGGTACGCCGCCACGGCCGACGACGCCGCGTACGCGATCTTCGAGCTCGAAGGCGGTGTCATCGCCCAGCTCAACTCGTCCTGGTGCGTGCGGGTGCACCGCGACGAACTGGTGGAGTTCCAGGTCGACGGCACCCGCGGCAGCGCGGTCGCCGGTCTGCACAAATGCGTCGTCCAGCCGCGGGAAGCCACGCCGAAGCCGGTGTGGAACCCGGATCTCGCCGAGACGCGGTCGTATCGCGCGCAGTGGCAGGAAGTGCCGGACAACGAGGACTTCGGCAACGGTTTCCGGGCCCAGTGGGAGCAGTTCGTCCGCCACGTCGTGGAGGACGCGCCGCACCCCTACGACTTCATGGCAGGGGTGCGCGGCATCCGGCTCGCGGAAGCCGGCCTCGAGTCGTCACGGGAGAACCGCCGGATCTCGCTGGCCTAG
- a CDS encoding MerR family transcriptional regulator has translation MRIGELSERTGTSRRLLRYYEEQGLIISERQANGYRDYGEPSVDRVIQVRGLLDAGLPTRIIKQILPCLDKPRQIYFPDATREMLETLEAERDRMTRRAECLLRNRDAITEYLDAVRARR, from the coding sequence ATGCGGATCGGAGAGCTGTCGGAGCGGACGGGGACGTCGCGCCGTCTGCTGCGGTACTACGAGGAACAGGGTCTCATCATCTCGGAACGGCAGGCCAACGGCTACCGCGACTACGGCGAGCCTTCGGTCGACAGGGTCATCCAGGTCCGCGGCCTGCTCGACGCCGGGCTGCCGACCCGGATCATCAAGCAGATCCTGCCGTGCCTGGACAAACCCCGGCAGATCTACTTCCCGGACGCGACCAGGGAGATGCTCGAGACGCTGGAGGCCGAACGCGACCGGATGACCCGGCGCGCCGAATGCCTGCTCCGCAACCGGGACGCGATCACGGAGTACCTCGACGCCGTCCGCGCTCGGCGTTGA
- a CDS encoding MFS transporter, with translation MTPKLPLGALLALTTAAFVTVLTEALPAGVLPAMSAGLGVGEAATGQLVTVYAIGTALTAIPLSAATAGWRRKRLLLTGVAGFAVANTVTALSTSYPLTLGARFVAGIAAGVVWALLTGYARRLAPEPVRGKAIAIVMTGIPLALSLGIPAGTFLGTLFGWQVTFSLMSAIALGLLGWIALAVPDFPGQDKGGRLPVRRTLAVPGVAAVLFVTLTFVLAHNILYTYIATFLDHVSMGGAVDRILLVFGLASMVSIWLVGLRIDRRLRALTVAGTVLVALGATILALLGENPALVHVAAALWGLGWGGIPTLLQTAAAQAGDKGGAADIAQAMLVTLWNAAMAGGGIAGGVLLAGFGAGSFPWSVLALLVPTLAVVLVARRHGFTAAVPDASGSPREPGRQQREERSHA, from the coding sequence ATGACTCCGAAACTCCCACTCGGCGCGTTGCTCGCGCTGACGACGGCGGCGTTCGTCACCGTCCTCACCGAAGCCCTTCCCGCGGGGGTACTGCCCGCGATGAGCGCCGGTCTCGGCGTCGGCGAGGCGGCGACCGGCCAGCTGGTGACGGTGTACGCGATCGGCACCGCCCTCACCGCGATCCCCCTGTCCGCCGCGACGGCGGGTTGGCGGCGCAAACGCTTGCTCCTGACCGGCGTGGCCGGTTTCGCCGTCGCCAACACGGTCACGGCCCTGTCCACGAGCTACCCGCTGACCCTCGGCGCGCGGTTCGTCGCCGGGATCGCGGCGGGCGTGGTCTGGGCGCTGCTGACCGGCTACGCGCGGCGGTTGGCCCCGGAACCGGTGCGGGGCAAAGCGATCGCCATCGTGATGACCGGCATCCCGCTCGCGCTTTCGCTCGGCATCCCCGCCGGCACGTTCCTGGGCACCCTCTTCGGCTGGCAGGTGACGTTCTCGCTCATGTCGGCGATCGCGCTCGGCCTCCTCGGCTGGATCGCGCTCGCCGTCCCCGATTTCCCGGGACAGGACAAGGGCGGCAGGCTCCCGGTGCGCAGGACCCTCGCCGTGCCCGGCGTGGCCGCGGTCCTGTTCGTGACGCTGACCTTCGTGCTGGCGCACAACATCCTCTACACCTACATCGCCACCTTCCTCGACCACGTTTCGATGGGCGGCGCCGTCGACCGGATCCTGCTGGTGTTCGGGCTGGCGTCGATGGTCAGCATCTGGCTCGTCGGCCTCCGCATCGACCGGCGGCTGCGCGCGCTGACCGTCGCCGGCACCGTCCTCGTCGCCCTCGGCGCGACGATTTTGGCTCTGCTGGGCGAAAACCCGGCGCTGGTCCACGTCGCGGCGGCACTGTGGGGGCTCGGCTGGGGCGGCATCCCGACGCTGTTGCAGACCGCCGCCGCGCAGGCGGGCGACAAGGGCGGCGCGGCGGACATCGCGCAGGCCATGCTGGTCACCCTGTGGAACGCCGCGATGGCGGGCGGCGGGATCGCGGGCGGTGTCCTCCTCGCCGGGTTCGGCGCCGGATCGTTCCCGTGGAGTGTCCTGGCGCTGCTCGTGCCGACGCTGGCCGTGGTGCTGGTGGCGCGGCGGCACGGGTTCACAGCGGCAGTTCCGGATGCCTCCGGATCGCCTCGAGAACCAGGTCGACAGCAGCGCGAGGAGCGGAGCCACGCCTGA
- a CDS encoding LysR family transcriptional regulator, with translation MLNPWRLSLLSRLDTLGTVRAVAKAANLSASSVSQQLAVLEAETRTQLLERTGRRVRLTPAGLMLARRARAILDHMDTVEAELRSLGEAQTGLVRLGAFQSAIHTIAVPAVLRLARSHPQLDIELLELEPHVSMSALRVGDADIIITTTDFVEQPLGPDVELVPLAADPVVLVVPPGHPAAGRGPADLSAYASEPWAFDIPKSYMANLATRLCREAGFEPRVIGRFSNYMMTLQHVEAGLAIALLPGLAVDKRYKVATRELATPVTRAITAAIRRGSAPRAAVDLVLEAIRRHPELPL, from the coding sequence ATGCTCAACCCATGGAGACTCAGCCTGCTGAGCAGGCTGGACACCCTCGGCACCGTCCGCGCGGTCGCGAAGGCGGCCAACCTGAGCGCGTCGAGCGTGTCCCAGCAGCTCGCGGTCCTCGAAGCCGAAACACGCACACAACTGCTGGAACGCACCGGCCGCCGCGTCCGGCTGACCCCGGCCGGGCTGATGCTGGCCCGCCGCGCCAGGGCGATCCTCGACCACATGGACACCGTCGAGGCGGAGTTGCGCAGCCTCGGGGAGGCGCAGACGGGGCTCGTGCGGCTCGGCGCCTTCCAGAGCGCGATCCACACCATCGCCGTGCCCGCGGTGCTCCGGCTGGCCCGCTCGCATCCGCAGCTGGACATCGAACTGCTCGAACTCGAACCGCACGTGAGCATGTCCGCGCTCCGCGTCGGTGACGCCGACATCATCATCACCACCACGGACTTCGTCGAGCAGCCGCTGGGGCCGGACGTCGAGCTCGTGCCGCTCGCGGCCGACCCGGTGGTGCTCGTCGTCCCGCCCGGCCATCCGGCCGCGGGCCGGGGTCCCGCAGACCTCTCCGCCTACGCGAGCGAGCCCTGGGCGTTCGACATCCCGAAGTCGTACATGGCGAACCTCGCCACCCGGCTCTGCCGCGAAGCCGGGTTCGAGCCGCGTGTGATCGGCCGGTTCAGCAACTACATGATGACCTTGCAGCACGTCGAGGCCGGACTCGCGATCGCGCTCCTGCCCGGCCTCGCCGTCGACAAGCGCTACAAGGTCGCCACCCGCGAGCTCGCGACACCGGTCACCCGCGCCATCACCGCGGCGATCAGGCGTGGCTCCGCTCCTCGCGCTGCTGTCGACCTGGTTCTCGAGGCGATCCGGAGGCATCCGGAACTGCCGCTGTGA
- a CDS encoding aspartate aminotransferase family protein gives MAAPITDLTTADGFWADADKHLVRYAGAGDFTREIIDHAAGSYLFTESGRRILDFTSGQMSAILGHSHPEIVGTVRRQIGSLDHLFSGMLSRPVVDLARRLAETLPSPLEKALLLTTGAESNEAAIRMAKLVTGKHEIVSFARSWHGMTQAAANATYSAGRKGYGPSAPGNFAIPAPNPYRPDFLTAEGELDWRRQLDFGFEMIDAQSVGSLAACVVEPILSSGGIIEPPPGYFAALLEKCRERGMLMILDEAQTGLCRTGNWYAFERDGVVPDILTLSKTLGAGLPLAAVITSAEIEQEAHDRGYLFFTTHVADPLVAAVGNTVLDVLTRDRLDERATELGAFLRRGLENLADRHDVIGDIRGRGLLVGVELVLDRSTKRSSDELGARVTRRCLELGLHMNIVQLPGMGGVFRIAPPLTATEDELAEGLGILDQAIGNALDRFDG, from the coding sequence ATGGCTGCTCCGATCACCGACCTGACCACCGCCGACGGCTTCTGGGCCGACGCCGACAAGCACCTCGTGCGCTATGCCGGGGCCGGCGACTTCACCCGCGAGATCATCGACCACGCCGCCGGGAGCTACCTGTTCACCGAGTCCGGGCGGCGGATCCTCGACTTCACATCCGGGCAGATGAGCGCGATCCTCGGGCATTCGCATCCCGAGATCGTCGGCACCGTGCGGCGGCAGATCGGCTCGCTCGACCACCTGTTCAGCGGGATGCTGAGCCGTCCCGTCGTCGACCTCGCGCGGCGGCTGGCCGAGACTCTGCCGTCACCGCTGGAAAAGGCGTTGCTGCTGACCACCGGGGCGGAGTCGAACGAGGCCGCGATCCGGATGGCGAAACTGGTCACCGGGAAGCACGAGATCGTGTCGTTCGCCAGGTCGTGGCACGGGATGACCCAGGCCGCGGCGAACGCGACCTACAGCGCGGGCCGCAAGGGCTACGGCCCGTCCGCGCCGGGCAATTTCGCCATTCCCGCGCCGAACCCCTACCGGCCGGACTTCCTCACCGCCGAAGGAGAACTGGACTGGCGGCGCCAGCTGGACTTCGGGTTCGAGATGATCGACGCCCAGTCCGTCGGCAGCCTCGCGGCGTGCGTCGTCGAACCGATCCTCAGCTCGGGCGGGATCATCGAACCGCCGCCCGGCTACTTCGCCGCACTGCTCGAGAAATGCCGCGAACGCGGGATGCTGATGATCCTCGACGAGGCGCAGACCGGCTTGTGCCGCACGGGAAACTGGTACGCCTTCGAACGCGACGGTGTCGTCCCCGACATCCTGACCCTGTCCAAGACACTGGGCGCCGGGCTTCCGCTGGCGGCAGTGATCACCAGCGCGGAAATCGAGCAGGAGGCGCACGACCGCGGCTATCTGTTCTTCACCACGCATGTCGCGGACCCGCTGGTGGCCGCCGTCGGGAACACCGTGCTCGACGTCCTCACCCGGGACAGGCTCGACGAACGCGCCACCGAACTGGGCGCTTTTCTCCGCCGCGGCCTCGAAAACCTCGCCGATCGTCACGACGTCATCGGCGACATCCGCGGACGGGGCCTGCTCGTCGGCGTCGAGCTCGTCTTGGACCGTTCCACGAAGCGGAGCTCCGACGAACTCGGCGCACGGGTCACCCGGCGTTGTCTCGAACTGGGACTGCACATGAACATCGTGCAGTTGCCGGGGATGGGCGGCGTATTCCGGATCGCGCCCCCGCTGACCGCGACGGAAGACGAACTGGCGGAGGGCCTGGGAATTCTGGACCAGGCGATCGGGAATGCCCTCGACCGGTTCGACGGATGA